The Gammaproteobacteria bacterium genome segment GCTTTAGCCATGTCGATACAGGCGTTTCCTGAATAAAAAAAGGAAACAACAGCAAAATTCCGAGGGCATCGCTTGTGTGCCGATGCGATGGATAAAAAAGAGGGGGTTCGACGTTGGGATACGGCTTCACAAGAACACTCCCTTTCTTGATTCTGCTTCTTATTAGCGGGGAGATTCGACCAGACGAAAATCGGCCGGTCAAGCGACTTTCGTTCTATACGATTCGGGTTGAGGAAATTTTTCTGGGAGTGGAGATGTGTTGTCGGGAGGACGGGGAATGGAAAAATAAAAGCCCATTTCCCTCACCACCCACCTTAACCCTTGCTATGGCGGGGGATGAAGCGGGATTTTCGCGAGTGTCCAGCGGACACTCACGCCGCCGAACGGGCGCACGTGATTTTCGTGCGCACTGGGTGGGAATAGTTTGGGTGGGGGTATTAAAGTTAGACGCTACTGCTGCTGCCCTTCCTCCGTCGTCGCCTTGTTGATCTCCGCCGCCTGCTGCTCAGCCGATTGCTTCACCTGCCCTTCCACCGCCCGCGCCTTCTCCTTCGTTTTCAGCAACGGATCGAACACGGTTTCCTTCGGCGGCTTCTCCTCGCAACCGACGCATAACAACAACACCGCAAAAATACCGAGCCAGTAGCGCATGCACACCTCCGCGGCTTTAGGTCGTATGGGCGAACTCAAAAGAATCATAGTGCAACCGATCTTCGGCAAGGCCGCGCGGAAAGAAGACGGCGCGGATCGCGTTGATCATCGGCGGCGGACCGCTGGCATACACCTCATGCCCGCTGAAATCGGCATAATCGGCTAACACCGCGTCGTGTACCCAGCCGGTACGGCCGGTCCAAGCATCTTCCGGTTGCGGCTCGGACAACACCGGCGTGTAACGGAAATTGGGATATGCCGCGCACCAGCTTTCGGCTAGCGCGTGCCGATACAAATCGCGCTTGGCGCGTACGCCCCAGTAGAGATGCATCGGCCGCTTGAGACCGCGGGCGATGGCGTCTTGCACGATCGATTGGATCGGTGCGAAGCCGGTGCCACCGGCGACGAGGATGATCGGCCGTTCGGCGTCGTCCTCGCGCAGAAAAAACATACCGAGCGGTCCGCGAAACCGCAGCAGGTCCTTCTCGCGCATCTCGTTAAACACTTGGCCGGTGAAGCGACCGCCCGGCACATGCCGCACATGTAGCTCGAGCGAATCGACCTGATGCGGCGGATTGGCGAGCGAGAAACTGCGGCGATCGCCACTACGCAGCAGGATGTCGATGTATTGGCCGGCGAGAAATTTGAACGGCTCGGGTTGTTGCGGCAACTTGAGCGACAACACCATCACATCGTGCGCTGCCCGTTCGAGCTGGATCACGCGTGCTGGCAAGGTCTTGATGACGATACCCTTGGGCGCGTCGATCTCTTTTGCTTCGATCGTTAAATCGGACGTCGGTCGCGCCTGGCAGAACAATGCTTTGCCGGCGGCACGCTCGTCGGCGGTCAACGCTTTTTCGTCATACGTGCCGTAATCGACGCTGCCCGTCAGCACCACGCCCTTGCAGGCACCGCAGGAACCGTTGCGGCAGCTATGCGGCAACAACAACCCTGCGCGCAATACGCCGTCGAGCACGGTTTCGGTCGCTTTGACGGTAACCTCGCGACCACTGGGTTGGATACGAACTTTATAAGTTTTATCGGTCATGTAATGCGCTGCCTACACAAAATGGAACGGACGCGTATTGTCGCCTAATCGGCCAATGGTAGGAACTTAACGGGAACGATTCGGGGATTTAGATCCAATCGACGCCGTGTACCTGCTGCCAGATGCGTACGGCACGATCGACCTGGTTATGATTGAGCGCTTGTTGGGCCGCCCGTTCGCAGTCATCCTCGCTGGCGCACTCGAAGCCGTCGACGCGGTGCGCCATCCGGGTTTCGCTGCGGGTATAACCGTTGCCGTCCCAGGTATAGCGGTTGTAGCTGGTGTAGCTGTTGCTGAGCTCGGCCCGCAACTGTACCGAGGGATAGGCACCGTTGCGATCGAGCCGATATTCGCCGACCAGCGCCAACAGCACTTGCGTGCCGCCCGCCTGCTTTTCGATTAACCAGGCACGGCATCCGTCGGCGTTGCAGCGATCGTGCTCGACTAAAAAGAGATGCCCGTGCGGCGTGTGGCTGAGCCAGCGAATTTGGTAGCCGGCATCGGCGCAGGTCGCGCTGGACGCAGCGACCGGAACCGCGGCGCAGTCGTTCAGTACCTCGACCGGCAGCTCGGCGACCCGCAACGTCGGATCGGACGATTCGCCGACGCCGCTTCCGAGAACGGCGTAGAGGGCGAGACCGGCGATGATGGAGAGGCTCCATGACCGTGCCTTAGTCATCTGTCGTGCACCCGAACCGACATTGGTTTCGCTCATGCGCCTGCTCTGCCCTTGCCCGCTCCCGAAAGGGGAGAGTGGGCGGGAGTTCGCTTCGCGGTTCGTCGATTGAGTGCGCATGTTTTGATTCCTTGCCGCCTATTCAGCAGATTCCATGCCACGTCGAAAAGCTGACGGCTCGCGTTGACTTTGGCGGCCTCGGCGCCTTAAATGCGACCCTACCTAACCCCGCGTAATCACTTGGAAAACAGATGGCGGCGACTCCCTTGGCCGAGGTCCACAACCTGACCCGCTATTACGGCGATCTCAGAGCCGTGAACAGCGTCAGCTTCACGATCCATCCGGGTGAGATCCTCGGTTTCCTCGGCCCGAACGGCGCCGGTAAAACCACCACCATGCAGATCCTGACCGGCAACCTGGCGCCGAGCGACGGCGACGTGCGCATCAACGGCCATGACCTGCTGGCCGAGCCGCGCCAAGCGAAGGCGGCGCTCGGTTACCTGCCGGAACAACCGCCGGTTTATCGCGACCTGACGGTCGATGAATACCTCGACTACTGCGCGGCGCTGCACCGCATCCCGCGTCCGCGGCGGCGCGAGATGCGCGAGGCCGCCAAGAGCAAGTGCGGCTTGAGCGACGTCGGTCGACGGGTGATCGGCAACTTGTCGAAGGGCTATCAGCAACGCGTCGGCATCGCTCAGGCGATCATTCATCTACCGCCGCTGGTGATTCTGGACGAGCCCACGATCGGCCTCGACCCGATCCAGATCCGCGAGATCCGCGCGTTGATCCGCGAACTCGGTAAAGATCACGGCGTCATCCTCTCGACCCACATTCTTCCCGAAGTGCAGGCCACCTGCGATCGGGTACAAATCATCAATAAAGGCAGCCTAGTGCTGAGCGATACCATCGACGGTCTAGCGCGGCACTTGAAGTCGGCCGCACTGATCGTCGGCTTGCGGCAGCCACCGGCATTGACCGAGATCGAGCATATCGCCGGCGTGCGCGGCGTCAGTACGATCGACGGCAGCCACGTACGCGTGCTGCACGAGCCGGGGCAAGACCCAACCGACGAGATCGTTCGACTCGCGACCGAGCGCCACTGGGGCTTACACGAGATCGGCCCGGAGCGCGCGTCGCTCGAACAAATCTTCGTCGAGCTCACTGCCGCTGAACAAACCATCGCCGCGGAGACGCCCGCATGATCCTCACTATCGCCCGGCGCGAATTCAAGAATCTATTCCTGTCGCCGCTCGCCTGGGTCGTACTGGCTGTCGTCCAAACGATCTTGGCCATCATCTATCTATTGAGCATCCGCGACGTGATCGAAAAAAGCGATCAGCTGATGGCGCTCGAAGGCATTCCGGGCGTCACCGAAATGATCGTGCCGTCGCTCTACGCCAACGCCGCCATGATCCTGCTGTTGGTCACGCCGCTTTTAACCATGCGCCTAATCGCCGAAGAGCGCCGCAATCGAACGCTGCCGCTGCTGTTCAGCTCGCCGATCTCGATGACCGAGGTCGTGCTCGGCAAATATTTGGGGGTGTTGCTGTTTCTGTGGCTACTGCTGGCGATGATCGCGCTAATGCCGTTATCGCTGATCTTCGGCGGCCCAGTCGACTTCGGTTTGCTCGGCGCCGCCACCCTCGGTCTGGCGCTAACGCTGGCGAGCTTCGCCGCTATCGGTTTATTCATGTCGACCCTCACGCAACATCCGATCGTCGCCGCCATCGGCGCCTTCGGGTTATCGCTGTTCTTTTGGATCGTCGATTGGAGCGGCCAAGGCGACATCCATGCCAGCGTGCCGGCATACCTATCGCTGTTCAATCATTACTTAACGTTTCTCAAAGGCATTTTCGACAGCACCGCCGCTGTTTATTACGCGCTGCTGGTGGTGACGTTCTTGACCCTCAGTATCCGCCGGCTCGATGCTGACCGGCTGGGAGGCTGAGCCGTGCATCACACGCCCCGCGCCAAACTGCAACTGCGTCTAGTCAACTTAAGCTTCATCGTCTTATTCCTGGTCGCCGTCGGCTTGCTGCAATGGATGAGCCGCGAATTCCATTGGCAGTTCGATATCACCCAAAACCGCCGCTACTCGTTGTCGCCGGCGAGTATCGCCGCGGTCGAGCGTCTCAAAGGGCCGATTACCGTTACCGCCTTCGCCAGCCAGCAACCCGAGATCCGTTACCCGATCCGCGATCTCATCGGCCGCTATCAGCAACACAAAGCCGACATCACGCTCGAGTTCGTCGATCTCGACAGCGATCCCGAACGCGTGCGTGCCGCGGGCGTTCAAGACGACGGTGAGCTCGTTATCCACTACGGCGATGCGCGCGAAAATATTCCGCCGCGTGCACGCAATGAAGAAAGCCTGACCAACGCCTTTACCCGCCTCGGCCATCGCGGCGAACGTTGGCTGGTATTTTTATCCGGCCACGGCGAGCGCAGCCCGGATCGACAAGCCAACTTCGATCTCTCGACGTGGTCGGCACAGCTGAACAAGCGCGGCTTCAAGACGCGTTCGCTCGCGCTCGCCGAAACACCGCGGGTACCGACCAACGCCGCCGCCCTGGTCATCGCCAGCCCGCGCACGCGGCTGCTGGCCGGCGAGGTCAAGGCGATCGAGGATTACTTGGCGCGCGGCGGTAATGTGCTGTGGTTGTCCGATCCGAATGAATCGTCGGGCCTCGATCCGGTGGCCGAATCCTTAGGAATCGAGTTCCAAACGGGCACGATCGTCGACCCGGACTCGGAAGCACGCACCGGCAATCCGGCGGCGATGGTCGTCACGCGCTACGGCTCGCACCCGATCATTCGCGAATTCAGCGACACGACGGTATTCCCGAACGCTGTCCCGATCAGCGTGCAGGCTAGCGAAGGCTGGAAGAGCCAAGTGCTGCTCGATACGAGCGCGCGTGCCTGGTCGGAAACCGGCCGACTCGAAGGCGAGATCAGCTTCGACAAAGGCAAAGATATTCCCGGCCCATTGGCGTTCGGCTTTGCCATGACGCGTACGGTCGAAGGCCGCGAGCAGCGCGTGGTCGTCGTCGGCGATGGTGATTTTCTATCGAACAGCATCATCGGCAACGGCGGCAATCTCGAGCTTGGTATGAGCGTGGTCAACTGGCTGTCGCGCGATGACGCCTACGTCAACATTCCGGTGCGGACCGCCCGCGATCGCAACTTGAAGCTGTCGCCGACAGCGCATGACATCATCGGTGGCGTCTTTCTGCTGGTGCTGCCGTTGGCGCTTATCGGCAGCGGTGTCACCATCTGGTGGCGTCGGCGCAAACGTTAATACGATGAGCACGGAGCCGAATCAGAACCCGCCGCCAGCAGCGCCGTCGCCGCTAATGCGGCGCTGGTGGGTTAATCTTGTACTACTTCTGGTCGTGATCGGTCTCGGCCTATTTGCTTGGAAACGCTCGGACCAGACCCAGCAAGACGACACGCGCTTACTTCTTACCGATCTAAAAACCGACGCCATCGACCGCATCGACATTAAAAAAGCGGATGCGACCATCACGCTGCAACGAAACAACGGCGTTTGGCGGCTGACGGCGCCGATCAATGCCCGCGGCAACGACTTCGCGATCGAATCGGTTGTGCATTTGGCGCAGGCACCGAGCGAGGGCCGGTTAACGCCAACCGCCGACGACCTCGGTCGCTATGGCTTGTCCAAGCCGAAGCTGGTCGTGCGCCTCAACGATAGCGTCATCGAGTTCGGCGATCTGCATCCCTTCAAAGACCAGTACTACGCGCGCCACGGCGACGCGATTCATCTCGTTTCCAGCGGTTACTACGCCCAGGCGGCACAGCCATATACCGGCTTCATCGATACGCGCCTGCTCATCGCCGACAGCAAGCCGGTGGCATTCAAGTTGCCGGGTTTTGCACTCACGCTCAAAGACGGCACCTGGCAGCGCGCGCCCGAAGACAAAGCGCTATCGTCCGACCGCATCAACGCGTTCGTCGAAGAGTGGCGGCATGCGCGGGCGCTCAACGTCAAAGCCAGTACAGCGGCACCCGGCAAAGAACGGATCACCATCACGTTCGCCGATGACACTAACAAGTTATCAACGCTGACGCTGAGCGTCTTGGCGCGCACGCCGGAGCTCGTGCTGTTGCGCGCTGACGAACAATTGGAATATCACTTCCCTGCCGAGACGGCGCAGCGCTTGCTCAACTTGCGCGCGGACAATCCGAATTAAGGATTTCTTTTTTTCGCTTAGCCCATTCAAGGGGTAGGATAGCGACGCCGTTGCGCGTGCGAAACGCACACTGTAAATCTGATCCATTTGCCAAAACCTACGTCACCGCCATGCCCGAACTCCCCGAAGTCGAAACCACTCGCCGCGGTATCGAGCCGTTCTTAGTCGGCCAACACGTCGGCCGCGTGCTCGTGCGCAATCCGCGCCTGCGCTGGCGTGTTCCGTCGAGTTTGCTGAAGCAGTTACCCGGTCAACGCATCAACACCGTCAGCCGCCGCGCCAAGTACCTACTGCTGGCAACCGACGTCGGCACGGTCATTCTGCATCTAGGCATGTCGGGCAGTCTGCGCGTGGTCGACAGCCGTGAACCTGCCGGTAAGTTCGACCATGTCGAGCTGGTGCTCACCAACGGCGACTGTCTGCGATTACGCGATCCGCGTCGGTTCGGCGCGGTACTATGGACTGATGCCGACCCCAACACCCATAAACTGCTCGCCGATCTCGGCCCTGAGCCCCTGGAATCAACTTTCTCAGGCGCGTACTTGCACCAGGTCTCGCGCGGCCGTACCCGGGCGATCCGCGACTTCCTGCTCGACGGCCGCATTGTCGCGGGCATTGGCAATATTTATGCGAATGAAGCGCTGTTCGCCGCCGGCATTCGGCCAACCCGGGCCGCCGGCCGGATTTCGCGCGCGGGCTACGACCGTCTGGCAACGGCGATCCGTGCCACCCTCAAACGGGCGATTAAGGCCGGCGGCACGACCCTGCGGGATTTCCGCGGCGGCGACGACAAACCCGGCTATTTTCAGATATCCCTCAAGGTCTACGGCCGCGACGGCCAGCCCTGTCTAACCTGCCAAACCCCTATTCGGATCCATCGTTTAGGTGGCCGTTCAGCCTTTTTTTGTGCGAGCTGCCAAACCCTGGGCTAAACTGAGGTGAAGTTGAGCATTCTTAGCTAAGCGGCTGGCATACCTCGCCTTCCGACAAAAAATAAACACTAACTTCGTTTTAAGGGGAACCCGTCCAATGACGAACCCGAGCCTCGAGCAACAATTCGAGCAGTACGGCAGCTGGCGTAAAACGCTGGCGGCGGCAATCACTGAGTTCCGCACGTGGTTGCAAACACAAGAGTTGTCGGACACGCAAGTCGATCAACGACTCGATCACGTGTTGTCGACGCTGCGCGACGACAAACTCTATATCGCCTTCGTCGCTGAGTTCTCGCGCGGCAAGTCGGAGCTGATCAACGCCATCTTCTTCGCCAACTTCGGCGCGCGCATTTTGCCGTCGAGCGCCGGCCGCACGACGATGTGCCCGACCGAATTGATGTACGACAAGGCCCGCGGCCCCGAGCTGCGACTGCTGCCAATCGAAACGCGGCGCAGCGGCACTAGCATCTCCGAGTTCCGGACATTTCCTGATGAGTGGCAGAACGTGCCGCTCGATACGAAATCGGCCGAGGGCATGGCGAAGACGCTCGGCCATATCACCGAAACCAAACACGTCGATCGCGAGCTTGCGCAAGCGCTCGGGCTGCACATCGCCGAAGACGAAACGCAACCGGGCGTACGCATCGCCGAAGATGGTCTGGTCGAAATTCCGAAGTGGCGCCACGCAATCATCAACCTGCCACATCCATTGCTCGAAGGTGGCTTGGTCATTCTCGACACACCGGGCTTGAACGCACTCGGCTCGGAACCCGAACTAACGCTGAATTTGTTGCCCAGTGCGCACGGCGTGTTATTCATTCTCGCCGCCGACACCGGCGTGACCAAAACCGACATTCAAGTGTGGCACGACCATATCGGCGGTAAGGGCGGCGGTCACAAAGGTCGGTTGGTGGTGCTGAACAAGATCGACGGCTTGTGGGACGAGCTGCGCGATTGGAATGAAGTGAATCGCGAGATCGACCGACAGATTCGCGAGACCGCGAATACGCTGAACATTCCAGAGACCAACGTGTTCCCGGTGTCGGCGCAGAAGGCATTGCTCGGCAAGATTCGCAACGATGACGAAATCTTGGAGAAGAGTCGCATCGGCACGCTGGAACAAGCGCTGGCACAAGAAATTCTTCCCTCCAAACGCGAAATCGTCTGTGACGCCATCGGCGGCGACGTCAACTACGCCATCGACAATATGCGGCAATTGCTGAAGCAACGGCTGCAAGGTGTACACGAACATCTCGGCGAGCTACAGGGACTCAACGGCAAGAACTTCGACGTCATCGACCACATGATGAACAAGGTCAAGACCGATAAAGAAATTTTTGAAAAGAGTCTGCAACGCTTCCAAGCAACGCGCAGCATCTTCTCGCAACAGACCAACGTGCTGTACACGCACTTAAACCTGAAGAGTGTCGATAACCTGATCGCTGCCACCAAGCGCGACATGGAAATCAGCATGACGACGGCGGGCTTGAAGTCGTGCATGGATAACTTCTTCGTCAAAGCGCACAAGACCATGGAAGACGCCGCGGCGCAGGCGCAGGAAATCAAAGAGCTGATGGAAGGCGTGTATCACAAGTTCCAGGAAGAATATGGCCTCGCCAACGTGAAGCCGGGGGGGTTCTCGGTAACACGCTACCTGCGCGAGATCAAACGTCTGGAAGGTAAACACGATCAGTTCATGAGCGGCTTGTCGCTGGTGTTCACTGAACAGCAAATCCTGACACGCAAATTCTTCGAATCGTCGGTGGCAAAAGTCCGGGCGATCTTCCGCATGGCGCATCGCGACGCCGACGCCTGGCTCAAGACCATCATGTCACCGATGGAGTCGCAGGTGCGCGAGCACCAAATCTTGCTGCGCCGCCGGCTGGAATCGATCAAGCGCATTCACAAGGCGACCGACACGCTGGAAGATCGCATCAAGGAGCTCGAGCAAATCCGCGAAGGCATTCATGAGCAGGAAGGCGCCATCGAGAAACGTATCGGCAACATCACGCCGCTGCTGCAAAATCCGGACGACGGTGATATCAGCCAAGTCAGCAAAACTGCCTGACGACACAATC includes the following:
- a CDS encoding ATP-binding cassette domain-containing protein, translating into MAATPLAEVHNLTRYYGDLRAVNSVSFTIHPGEILGFLGPNGAGKTTTMQILTGNLAPSDGDVRINGHDLLAEPRQAKAALGYLPEQPPVYRDLTVDEYLDYCAALHRIPRPRRREMREAAKSKCGLSDVGRRVIGNLSKGYQQRVGIAQAIIHLPPLVILDEPTIGLDPIQIREIRALIRELGKDHGVILSTHILPEVQATCDRVQIINKGSLVLSDTIDGLARHLKSAALIVGLRQPPALTEIEHIAGVRGVSTIDGSHVRVLHEPGQDPTDEIVRLATERHWGLHEIGPERASLEQIFVELTAAEQTIAAETPA
- the mutM gene encoding bifunctional DNA-formamidopyrimidine glycosylase/DNA-(apurinic or apyrimidinic site) lyase produces the protein MPELPEVETTRRGIEPFLVGQHVGRVLVRNPRLRWRVPSSLLKQLPGQRINTVSRRAKYLLLATDVGTVILHLGMSGSLRVVDSREPAGKFDHVELVLTNGDCLRLRDPRRFGAVLWTDADPNTHKLLADLGPEPLESTFSGAYLHQVSRGRTRAIRDFLLDGRIVAGIGNIYANEALFAAGIRPTRAAGRISRAGYDRLATAIRATLKRAIKAGGTTLRDFRGGDDKPGYFQISLKVYGRDGQPCLTCQTPIRIHRLGGRSAFFCASCQTLG
- a CDS encoding ABC transporter permease subunit; the protein is MILTIARREFKNLFLSPLAWVVLAVVQTILAIIYLLSIRDVIEKSDQLMALEGIPGVTEMIVPSLYANAAMILLLVTPLLTMRLIAEERRNRTLPLLFSSPISMTEVVLGKYLGVLLFLWLLLAMIALMPLSLIFGGPVDFGLLGAATLGLALTLASFAAIGLFMSTLTQHPIVAAIGAFGLSLFFWIVDWSGQGDIHASVPAYLSLFNHYLTFLKGIFDSTAAVYYALLVVTFLTLSIRRLDADRLGG
- a CDS encoding CDP-6-deoxy-delta-3,4-glucoseen reductase, whose protein sequence is MTDKTYKVRIQPSGREVTVKATETVLDGVLRAGLLLPHSCRNGSCGACKGVVLTGSVDYGTYDEKALTADERAAGKALFCQARPTSDLTIEAKEIDAPKGIVIKTLPARVIQLERAAHDVMVLSLKLPQQPEPFKFLAGQYIDILLRSGDRRSFSLANPPHQVDSLELHVRHVPGGRFTGQVFNEMREKDLLRFRGPLGMFFLREDDAERPIILVAGGTGFAPIQSIVQDAIARGLKRPMHLYWGVRAKRDLYRHALAESWCAAYPNFRYTPVLSEPQPEDAWTGRTGWVHDAVLADYADFSGHEVYASGPPPMINAIRAVFFPRGLAEDRLHYDSFEFAHTT
- a CDS encoding DUF4340 domain-containing protein produces the protein MSTEPNQNPPPAAPSPLMRRWWVNLVLLLVVIGLGLFAWKRSDQTQQDDTRLLLTDLKTDAIDRIDIKKADATITLQRNNGVWRLTAPINARGNDFAIESVVHLAQAPSEGRLTPTADDLGRYGLSKPKLVVRLNDSVIEFGDLHPFKDQYYARHGDAIHLVSSGYYAQAAQPYTGFIDTRLLIADSKPVAFKLPGFALTLKDGTWQRAPEDKALSSDRINAFVEEWRHARALNVKASTAAPGKERITITFADDTNKLSTLTLSVLARTPELVLLRADEQLEYHFPAETAQRLLNLRADNPN
- a CDS encoding GldG family protein, which encodes MHHTPRAKLQLRLVNLSFIVLFLVAVGLLQWMSREFHWQFDITQNRRYSLSPASIAAVERLKGPITVTAFASQQPEIRYPIRDLIGRYQQHKADITLEFVDLDSDPERVRAAGVQDDGELVIHYGDARENIPPRARNEESLTNAFTRLGHRGERWLVFLSGHGERSPDRQANFDLSTWSAQLNKRGFKTRSLALAETPRVPTNAAALVIASPRTRLLAGEVKAIEDYLARGGNVLWLSDPNESSGLDPVAESLGIEFQTGTIVDPDSEARTGNPAAMVVTRYGSHPIIREFSDTTVFPNAVPISVQASEGWKSQVLLDTSARAWSETGRLEGEISFDKGKDIPGPLAFGFAMTRTVEGREQRVVVVGDGDFLSNSIIGNGGNLELGMSVVNWLSRDDAYVNIPVRTARDRNLKLSPTAHDIIGGVFLLVLPLALIGSGVTIWWRRRKR
- a CDS encoding dynamin family protein — encoded protein: MTNPSLEQQFEQYGSWRKTLAAAITEFRTWLQTQELSDTQVDQRLDHVLSTLRDDKLYIAFVAEFSRGKSELINAIFFANFGARILPSSAGRTTMCPTELMYDKARGPELRLLPIETRRSGTSISEFRTFPDEWQNVPLDTKSAEGMAKTLGHITETKHVDRELAQALGLHIAEDETQPGVRIAEDGLVEIPKWRHAIINLPHPLLEGGLVILDTPGLNALGSEPELTLNLLPSAHGVLFILAADTGVTKTDIQVWHDHIGGKGGGHKGRLVVLNKIDGLWDELRDWNEVNREIDRQIRETANTLNIPETNVFPVSAQKALLGKIRNDDEILEKSRIGTLEQALAQEILPSKREIVCDAIGGDVNYAIDNMRQLLKQRLQGVHEHLGELQGLNGKNFDVIDHMMNKVKTDKEIFEKSLQRFQATRSIFSQQTNVLYTHLNLKSVDNLIAATKRDMEISMTTAGLKSCMDNFFVKAHKTMEDAAAQAQEIKELMEGVYHKFQEEYGLANVKPGGFSVTRYLREIKRLEGKHDQFMSGLSLVFTEQQILTRKFFESSVAKVRAIFRMAHRDADAWLKTIMSPMESQVREHQILLRRRLESIKRIHKATDTLEDRIKELEQIREGIHEQEGAIEKRIGNITPLLQNPDDGDISQVSKTA